caaaataatataaatagtgTGGCTGTATATACTGCCCCCCATCGCCCTGCCCCGCATTCAGAGCGAAAGCTCGACCTACTATTACATATTAAGCAAAACCTTAAATGCAACATCCTGAACTGGACGCTCAAGGCAAGCGAAGTAAACTAAATCATATTTTCTGCAGTTTGTGGTTCTTGTACGTTGCAAATGTTTTTATAGCTAATTTTAAGAAGATCCGACACCTATGTTCAGTAAAGCAGGCTTAAAAGGATACGGTACAGATTGTTGTGTTTGATCCACATGAACCGGACCCCTCCATGTGCCAGAATAGGAGAAAGCGTTCCCTCTTCCTCCTTGTCCATTAGAATGGGCATGAAGTGCTCGATCTCTGACATGTCCACATCACCACGGTAATTGCGACAGATCAGgacctaaaaaaagaaagcattgcaCTGAAAGCTCAGTCTGAATTAAGGGTTTCAAAACATGAAGTCAAAACGCATAGAAAATGAAGTGGGGGTTGTAAAATGCTATAGATGAGGTCTGTACGCTTTCTTTAAACACCGCGAGAGCTTAAACAATCACAGAATGGGCATTTCTTCCAGAGCGGTGGTTTGCAACCCCAGTCCTCGGGGActcctgtgtcttctggtttgcatcccaactgagctctcagtgtcACAGAATGGAATTCTGAGGGGCATGCGATCAGAAGGCTTGGGACACTTTCCAGTTAATTTAGCACCACGATGTAGGCTATTTGTGCCGCCCCATGTTGACTGGTTTTCTAactaacatttttattacatttaaacaaatattgtgtaCCTAGTTACTGTTCAAACTCCTAAGATCCTAAATACTGTATTCAGCAAATTGCCTATTTGTCCTGCGTAAGTCAGCAGGTGCTACTGCACATATCTGATGTCGTGGGCTTGGGTTGCCTGAACTGGTTTCTGCACAAGAGGAGCTAATGATGCCATGTGGGACTGTGATCAGCTGACCCTCAGGTGCTCAGCATTCTACTGCAGAAAAACCGCCAGTGTTACcacagcaaccaaaaacacaaaacattgagCTACTTTTAATgcccgtttaaaaaaaaaaaaaagatacactgATCCAGATTATTCACGACAATTAGGTTGTGACTTTCCCCATCGCAGGATCTAAATACTGTTTAATTTTCCAGATGTGGGCGACTGTTAATTTGTTGCAAAACAAAGTTCCCATTGCAATGGGCTTTAAGCCAATACACTCATTACAATAAGACTAATATACAAGGATCTCTGCACCTGCCGTAATTTCGAGGAAACGGAATACTTAATAACTAGATGCAAATAAGAGTAGGCGCGGCTGTTTCCCCAGTCTGTAATCGTGTGGGATTACTCGCTCGTCCTGTTTAGCGGTGTTTAACCTAGAGGCACTGAAAGCGACCATCTGGTTCCACGTGTTTTTCGACAGTAAGAAATTGCCCAGTTACAGGTAGAACAACAGTACGGTCAATCTTTCTAGAACCAATGTAGCTTTCTTAAGACTCGCTGCTTGACCACTTGTTGTTTTTCAGAAAAAGACAGAACAAACAGGCGTTTTATTGCGTCATTTTCGACTTTCACGGACTAAACTAACAGTACTACGTTTATTAGGGTATCTCAATATACTATAAAAACGACTAACGTGTGTGTTTCAATGCTCTTTTGTTTACCGGCAACCGCTGTGGGCCCCGTTAACAgcggttttatttaatttactgtcaACTAAATTGATtcctgttaagtttttttttttttatttttttttttttttttttgtaggttaaaATTGAACAATGTACATGTCTTAAATCAGTCATACGTGCAGTTATTTGACTGCTGTCTGACCAAACATTGcataacatattgaaaaaaatgaagtgcccccccccctttttttttttacaatgggcAGTGGCATGGCAggctaattaaaataatacatgcaaCTATCATAAGATTATAAACTAACGTCGACCTTAAAGGCTTTATACACGTGTAATGCAACGTATGACAGGTGCAAGGCagttgattgtgaaacaaaacatattttcatatgtTTATCAGTATCGACCACCCCAACCTGGCTGTCTCATCCTTACCTTCCCTTTCAGATCCAGTACATACACCGCACTGGCCGACATTATGAACAACTATCCTCCGTCCTGGTTCCTGTGATTACTATTTAATTTAgatcagatatttatttttaacggtTCCATGTATTTCTAAATCTATCAACATCAGCCGCTGCTTGGCGCTCTGTCGCATAGCGGAAACAGAAGGGCTCCGCTTCCTGTTCTGcagatagatttttttgtttctatgGTGATAACCCTACGCGAGCAGTCGTGTTGGACGTTCCAGAGCGTGGCTCTATTCTACTGTACAGTCGAGTTGCTTTAACTGCAGCTATAATAGCCAAATTCataaaattgtatttgaaaacaaataacgGTCTGGTTTTCATAGCAAATTATATTGCGTTTTTATGCATCAaaatgcatgtaacttttttttttttttttttttattgaatttaaataacttttgtttaCAACTTTCGTAGCTCCTTAAGGCTTAGCACGCAAGCAATTGAGCGgttgtaaaaacattaaaatgaataaataaatcttgttaaaatacatttgagagtgactcagtAATCATGAGTTTGTAACTGCCAATTTGGATGACTGGATCAGccatgcacctcattgcaaaaatatgaAAGTTAGCATTTGTTTTGTGAGTGGAACACATACATCCTCTTTACCTTAAATGGTTACAGCATGCAGCTACGGGCAGATCTGGTACCAAGCAGCTCTTGAAAGCTCAGGTTGGTGTACAGACTTAACCAAGCAGAGGAAAATCAGACCAAACCTGACCCTTACCAAGCATTGTGTAGATTTAGAGTGAACCAGCCCTTGCCCAGTTTATGTGTTATCCTTGCAGAAGGGTATAATGTTTTGCATTGTTAACCTGTCAGTGTGGTGTTATTTACTCCATCCTACCATGTTACACAACACATATCTCTTGTACACAATAGTGGCAATTGCACTTCTGGTTAATATAACTTGACCAACctctgtgttatttaaacaggcaTCAATTACTAGTCAGCCAAGACTGGTTTATAGTTAAAAGTAATGGTAGTTAACTTCAGGCTTTCaattagtttgatttaaaaaaaaaaggtagctttTAGTtataccttttgttttttgttttcattcaataTTCTGTAAAAATGCAATTTTCCTAATTGGAATCTAAACTAAATAAGTTGTTTAAAAATAGGCAGAAAGggttttcaaacattttaataacaataaaactgggAGGTTTATTCCAAATGTACAGTAACAATCCCCAGATAACTGAAAGAGTATTACCACAAAATATCAGtttctgattatttatttttgatgtgttcCTTACTGTAATCTTTTACAAAATGATTACATGGGATTGAAAGAAAAAGCTtgtgaggtttaaaaaaaaaaaaaaaaaaaaaaaaaaaaaaagttcatgttTATTTGGTCCAGCTGACTTTAGGAATGTCGTAATGCTCAGTCAGGTTGTCCAGATGTCTGTTAAagtcctacaaaaaaaaaaacacaacaagaaaaTTCAGTACTTCATGTATTagtcatccatccattatcattaaccccttaatcctttacagggtcgaaGTGACCCGGaccctaacccggcagacacagggcgcaagtctatagcagggcaccacacacacacagggcaatatagaatgaccaatcaacctgaacagcatgtctttggactgtgggaggaaacctgagtacccagagaaaacccacgcagacatggggagaacatgcagactccacacagacagaccccctaggctggaatcgaacccaggaccctggcactgtgaggcagctGTGCTAACCACCATGCCGCTCTGTATTAGTCATCTGACAGatcaatcatttttaaaagtggTAGGGAGGGGATTTAGACATGATTACAATGTCCCTGATGTTCATCTAATGATCATTATAAGATCAATAGCCTAACTATTAACCTCAGATTAAAGTCTATCACAAATGCAGATACATTGGAAAGTCTCCCCACCTGGACAGCGGCACTTCATAAACGGCTGTTCCTGTGGCCACAAATGTCTCAGCAAATCTTACTCTTAGCAAAATGCCATTTATTTAACTCTGCATCAGTACCCAAGACATTGGTGcctaaaattataaaattatgttTCTCTTACCTCAACTCTCTGTTTATGGGTCTTCGATGCTTTGTTTAATATTCTTTCCATTTGCTGCAGAatgagcaaacaaaacaaaaaaacattttaacatccttttttttttttaatttataggtCTTAATTTTCCTAGTTAGGCAAAAACTCTGTTTATTGCATTAATCGTCATGTATCGTCCAAAACAACCCTGTTTTCATAGATGTGTCTGCAAGGTCAACTCCTACAATAAGAATGagaagcatttaatttaatctgaTAGCTGGCACGGTTCAGCACAATGAATGGGCTGTGGTGAAATGTGGATCTGTTTGGTTTTTTAttggaatattttaaaacagacaaatgtAAAAGAATGCCCATACTTTATTAGCATTTGGTTGCATGGAAATTAACTGAGCTGAAATCATTtcgtgagttttttttttttttttttaattgctgcgCTTGGGTTACGAGCTAACACCTTACCCGTTTTTCTTGCATTTTATCAAACGCAATCTGGGCAGGAGTCCTTTtgtcaatgtttgttttcttggACTCCTTTTCATCACCCTGGCTGTTCATTATCTGTTCCATACGCTTCTTGCTTTCCTTGTCCTTCTTCTTTTTCCTgttaagcaagcaaacaaacagaaaggTACCAATACACTGGTAACATATCTTGGAAGGAAAGTGCGTACCAGGACTACGCGTGTCCTCAGCATGATCTGTGCGGCATGAGAGTGACCTGCACACGCTACTCGTTTATCCGTACTTACTTACATTATGCTTTTGCATAACAAATGTAATTCTTTTTATAAAGATAAAAGGCTGTCAAATTTGTGTTCAGCAGATATTTACAGAATGCGTTACCACCATCTAGCATCTTCTAGTACTAGTGCTGTAACTATTTGGTAAAATAACCTTCTTTCTAAACCTACTTGCATTATTATACAACTGAAAGGAATTACGGTATCCTTACTTTTTTCCAGACGACAGCCCGTCAACGCCTTTCAATTTTAAACCTCCCTTCTGAACGCTCTCGT
This Polyodon spathula isolate WHYD16114869_AA chromosome 27, ASM1765450v1, whole genome shotgun sequence DNA region includes the following protein-coding sequences:
- the fam32a gene encoding protein FAM32A-like; translated protein: MAAEYESVQKGGLKLKGVDGLSSGKKKKKKDKESKKRMEQIMNSQGDEKESKKTNIDKRTPAQIAFDKMQEKRQMERILNKASKTHKQRVEDFNRHLDNLTEHYDIPKVSWTK